Proteins encoded within one genomic window of Companilactobacillus sp.:
- a CDS encoding ABC transporter permease, protein MKKSHFGSKLTDKLVFVILSLGILVFILYPYLSIFVQALQEPGEKFSSFFMQNLELTQHSLTVAISTMILTLILSIAVTVGFVFVSKKWQKVMRLFLLITMVSPPFVTSLAYITLFGRRGMITHDLLHLMINPYGPQGIILMQTLSFTSLNALVLIGLLKQLEPSVINSARSLGAKTDSLILDIILPMLRPGLIVVALISFIRSLADFQTPTIIGGNYNMLASEGYFAVISMGDIHKAALINLTLAIPALIGFFLYIKYDRAMTTQHHGMSSDSSPFPLPKKGVIYVISLILSIIFYLALLLQYGSILLNALTIKVLGNYQFSLQPLLASQVYLNDTITRTIVYSLIAGLLGSLISFLIIYYSQVRNNKWMKFMEMVGTFPYILPGTFFGLGYLYAFSKPPLQITGTAAIVVINVIFKQVAFATKAAKAAVNQVEPTYFKTVHDLGGTTVNEWHDVFFPMTKEGFAITFLNGFISTMTTIGSIIFLVHPGENMMTLVMFDVVQRGEYQVAAVIACLIILICIIMSIIVFGIINLTRRDWHHVFRSRKLNQEVL, encoded by the coding sequence ATGAAAAAGAGTCATTTTGGCAGTAAATTAACTGACAAATTAGTATTTGTGATCTTGAGTTTAGGCATCCTGGTCTTCATTCTCTATCCTTACCTCAGCATCTTCGTTCAAGCACTACAAGAGCCTGGCGAAAAATTCAGCAGTTTTTTCATGCAAAATTTAGAACTGACTCAGCATTCTTTGACCGTGGCCATTTCAACCATGATCTTAACGCTGATCTTATCGATTGCCGTGACAGTTGGCTTCGTCTTCGTTTCTAAAAAATGGCAGAAAGTTATGCGTTTATTTCTACTAATAACTATGGTCTCGCCACCATTCGTGACGTCCCTTGCCTATATCACCTTGTTCGGCCGTCGAGGAATGATCACCCATGACTTATTGCATTTAATGATCAATCCTTACGGACCACAAGGGATCATCTTGATGCAGACCTTGAGTTTCACTTCGTTGAACGCACTAGTTTTGATCGGTTTGCTCAAACAACTTGAACCAAGCGTCATCAACAGTGCTCGTTCTTTGGGGGCAAAAACTGATTCGCTGATCTTGGACATTATTTTGCCAATGCTTCGGCCAGGATTGATCGTTGTCGCCTTGATCAGCTTTATCAGAAGTCTGGCTGACTTTCAGACGCCAACTATCATTGGTGGTAATTACAACATGCTGGCGAGTGAAGGATACTTTGCCGTCATCAGTATGGGCGATATCCACAAAGCAGCCTTGATCAACTTGACCTTAGCTATTCCAGCTCTGATCGGATTTTTCCTCTACATTAAATATGACCGAGCAATGACAACTCAACATCATGGAATGTCGAGCGATTCATCCCCATTCCCACTTCCTAAAAAAGGCGTTATCTACGTAATTTCATTAATACTATCAATTATTTTTTACCTAGCCTTATTGCTCCAGTACGGTTCAATCTTATTAAATGCACTGACCATTAAAGTGTTAGGTAACTACCAATTTTCACTGCAACCATTGCTGGCTTCACAAGTCTATTTAAACGATACGATCACCAGAACTATCGTCTATAGTTTGATTGCCGGCCTGCTGGGCAGTTTGATCAGTTTCTTGATCATCTACTACAGTCAAGTTAGAAATAATAAGTGGATGAAGTTTATGGAAATGGTCGGGACCTTCCCATACATCTTACCTGGGACGTTCTTTGGCCTAGGGTACTTATACGCCTTCTCGAAACCACCGCTACAAATCACCGGAACGGCAGCTATCGTTGTCATCAACGTGATCTTTAAACAAGTAGCTTTTGCGACCAAAGCGGCTAAAGCAGCCGTCAATCAAGTTGAACCGACTTATTTCAAGACCGTTCACGATTTAGGCGGTACAACCGTTAACGAATGGCATGACGTCTTTTTCCCAATGACTAAAGAAGGTTTTGCCATTACATTTTTAAATGGATTTATCAGCACCATGACGACGATCGGTTCGATCATTTTCTTGGTCCATCCAGGCGAAAACATGATGACATTAGTCATGTTCGATGTCGTTCAGCGTGGCGAATATCAAGTCGCAGCCGTCATTGCCTGCTTGATCATCTTGATCTGCATCATTATGTCGATCATCGTCTTTGGCATCATCAATCTAACTCGAAGGGACTGGCATCATGTTTTTAGAAGTCGAAAACTTAACCAAGAAGTACTCTAA
- a CDS encoding ABC transporter ATP-binding protein, whose protein sequence is MFLEVENLTKKYSKTTVLHSLSFGVEQNKILVVLGPSGCGKSTLLSCLNGFTDVDAGTVKLDQTDITNLTPEDRDITTVFQSYSLFPNMNVLQNLMYGLKFKKIKRAQAKDKALKMLHLLQMDEFAESRIQDLSGGQQQRIALGRSLIVEPKLLLLDEPFSNLDEKLRLTMRQELRRIQEELNITMVFVTHDQQEAFSIGDSILVMDHGRIQQITTGEELYSHPNNLFVLKFIGESNLLDDGQYIRPENIQLQKNESGSGIITDVNFQGSTIDYTIKYQEHNFQVTCLNQGQPFNIGEHVDVKYQISQLEDD, encoded by the coding sequence ATGTTTTTAGAAGTCGAAAACTTAACCAAGAAGTACTCTAAAACTACCGTTTTGCATTCGCTGTCTTTCGGCGTTGAGCAAAACAAGATCCTAGTCGTCCTCGGACCTAGTGGCTGTGGAAAAAGCACACTATTATCTTGTTTGAACGGCTTTACCGACGTCGATGCCGGAACCGTCAAATTAGACCAGACCGATATCACCAACTTGACTCCAGAAGACCGCGACATCACGACAGTCTTCCAGTCATATAGCCTTTTTCCAAATATGAATGTCTTACAGAACTTAATGTACGGACTCAAATTTAAAAAAATCAAACGTGCCCAAGCTAAAGACAAGGCGCTGAAAATGCTGCACTTGTTGCAAATGGACGAATTTGCGGAATCACGGATCCAAGACCTCAGTGGTGGCCAGCAGCAACGAATCGCTTTAGGACGCAGTTTGATCGTCGAACCAAAACTGTTGTTGCTCGATGAACCATTCTCCAACTTGGATGAAAAATTACGTCTGACCATGCGTCAGGAATTACGCCGCATCCAGGAAGAACTCAACATTACCATGGTGTTCGTCACTCACGACCAGCAAGAAGCTTTTTCAATCGGCGACAGCATTTTGGTCATGGATCATGGACGGATCCAGCAAATAACTACTGGCGAAGAGCTATATTCGCATCCTAACAATTTATTCGTCTTGAAATTCATCGGCGAATCCAACTTATTAGACGACGGTCAATACATCCGCCCCGAGAACATTCAGTTGCAAAAAAACGAATCTGGATCTGGCATCATTACTGACGTTAATTTCCAAGGTTCGACTATCGATTACACAATCAAGTATCAAGAACATAACTTTCAAGTTACCTGTCTTAATCAAGGACAGCCTTTTAACATCGGCGAACACGTTGATGTTAAGTATCAAATCTCTCAACTGGAGGATGACTAA